The Pyrus communis chromosome 9, drPyrComm1.1, whole genome shotgun sequence genome has a segment encoding these proteins:
- the LOC137745134 gene encoding ABC transporter I family member 20, producing the protein MGVNPNSEPSIEINGLKFTYPGINGHPPPGSKPLIEDFNLTLNAGDRCLLVGSNGAGKTTILKILGGKHMVEPHMVRVLGRSAFHDTALTGSGDLSYLGGEWRRDVAFAGFDVPIQMDVSADKLISGVAGIDPQRRAELIKVLDIDLSWRLHKVSDGQRRRVQICMGLLKPYKVLLLDEITVDLDVLARADLLKFLRKECEERGATIIYATHIFDGLENWPSHIAYVANGKLQLAMPMEKVREISKLSLMRTVESWLRKEREEERKRRKERKAKGLPEFEQPNEGSGDVRSVNNGWAAGRLNSTIAGEENFVFSSNRVLRQ; encoded by the exons ATGGGTGTGAATCCAAACTCCGAGCCGTCGATCGAGATCAACGGCCTAAAATTCACCTACCCAGGAATCAACGGCCACCCGCCGCCGGGATCCAAGCCGCTGATCGAGGACTTCAATCTCACCCTCAACGCCGGCGACCGATGCCTCCTCGTCGGATCCAACGGCGCGGGGAAAACCACGATCTTGAAGATCCTGGGCGGCAAGCACATGGTCGAGCCCCACATGGTTCGCGTGCTCGGAAGGTCGGCGTTTCACGACACCGCCTTGACCGGCTCCGGCGACCTCTCGTATCTCGGCGGAGAGTGGCGGCGAGATGTCGCATTCGCCGGGTTTGATGTCCCGATTCAAATGGACGTTTCGGCCGATAAGTTGATTAGTGGGGTTGCGGGGATCGACCCACAAAGGAGAGCAGAGCTGATAAAGGTTTTGGATATTGATCTTTCATGGCGGTTGCACAAGGTGTCCGATGGTCAGCGAAGACGAGTGCAAATCTGTATGGGTCTGCTCAAGCCATACAAG GTTCTTCTGCTAGACGAGATAACGGTGGACCTCGATGTGCTAGCAAGAGCTGACCTTCTCAAGTTCTTGAGGAAGGAATGCGAAGAGAGAGGCGCCACGATCATTTATGCTACGCATATATTTGACGGGTTGGAAAATTGGCCTTCGCATATCGCTTATGTTGCGAATGGGAAGTTGCAGCTAGCAATGCCAATGGAGAAAGTTAGGGAGATCTCCAAGTTGTCACTAATG AGGACAGTCGAGAGTTGGCTGAGGAAGGAGCGCGAGGAGGAGAGGAAGAGAAGGAAGGAGAGAAAGGCGAAGGGTCTTCCGGAGTTTGAGCAACCAAATGAGGGAAGCGGTGATGTTCGTTCAGTGAACAATGGTTGGGCAGCTGGACGCCTGAATTCCACCATTGCCGGAGAAGAGAACTTTGTCTTCAGCTCAAACAGAGTTCTCAGGCAATAA
- the LOC137745515 gene encoding senescence-specific cysteine protease SAG39-like, translating into MALLITNQGQSLAFFLVLVLAICSPQAFCRRQHSGDDKIMLERHEGWMARHGRVYKDSQEKERRYNTFKSNVEFIKGFNKKGENQYTLGINKFADLTNEEFQAMRKGYKRRHLPEIMSNSVKAAPNNNFRYENVTDVPKSKDYFSLGAVTTVKDQRQCGCGWAFSAVAAVEGLNFLKTGNIVSLSEQELVDCDVGLVNDGCHYGEVGYAFEYMIERNRSLATYADYGYKGTDGGSCKADDYNNNDAAITVKGFELVPENNETALLQAVANQPVSVAIDDNGEFFQNYADGVFSGPCGTNLTHAVIVIGYGEEDGKKYWLIKNSWGEDWGHNGYMKLQRDVPAKEGLCGIAVAAYYPTSE; encoded by the exons ATGGCTCTACTCATCACAAACCAAGGCCAATCCCTCGCCTTTTTTCTGGTTCTCGTTTTGGCCATCTGCTCCCCTCAAGCTTTTTGTAGACGCCAACATTCTGGGGACGACAAAATCATGTTGGAGAGGCACGAGGGCTGGATGGCTCGACATGGACGTGTTTACAAGGATTCACAAGAGAAGGAGAGGCGTTACAACACATTCAAGTCTAATGTGGAGTTTATAAAAGGTTTTAACAAGAAGGGCGAAAACCAGTACACACTCGGCATCAATAAATTTGCAGACCTAACTAATGAGGAGTTTCAGGCGATGCGTAAAGGCTACAAGAGGAGACACCTCCCGGAGATCATGTCCAACTCTGTGAAAGCAGCTCCAAATAACAATTTTCGATATGAAAATGTCACCGATGTGCCAAAATCTAAGGATTATTTTTCACTTGGCGCTGTGACCACTGTCAAAGACCAAAGACAATGTG GGTGTGGCTGGGCATTCTCGGCGGTGGCAGCCGTAGAAGGGCTTAACTTTCTCAAAACAGGAAACATAGTTTCGCTATCAGAGCAAGAGCTTGTTGACTGCGATGTTGGTCTTGTGAACGATGGTTGCCATTATGGCGAAGTGGGTTATGCCTTTGAATACATGATTGAGCGAAACAGGAGCCTGGCAACATATGCTGATTACGGTTACAAGGGTACAGATGGAGGAAGTTGCAAGGCTGATGATTATAACAACAATGATGCTGCCATAACTGTAAAAGGATTTGAGCTTGTGCCTGAAAACAATGAGACGGCTCTGCTACAGGCTGTTGCAAACCAGCCAGTTTCTGTTGCCATTGATGATAATGGAGAATTTTTCCAGAATTATGCGGATGGTGTGTTCAGTGGGCCATGCGGCACAAACTTAACCCATGCTGTGATTGTCATTGGATATGGCGAAGAAGATGGGAAAAAGTATTGGCTGATCAAGAATTCTTGGGGAGAAGATTGGGGGCATAACGGGTACATGAAGTTGCAGAGAGACGTGCCTGCCAAGGAAGGACTCTGTGGCATAGCTGTGGCAGCTTATTATCCAACATCAGAATAA